The proteins below are encoded in one region of Methanofollis aquaemaris:
- a CDS encoding cobyrinate a,c-diamide synthase, translated as MIPAIVIAGTHSGCGKTTLASGIMAALQARGLEVQPFKVGPDFIDPSHHTAICGRPSRNLDPFMMGEDGVVRTFRAASAGADIAVIEGVMGMYDGLEGGDLGSTAHVARILGAPVVLVVDVGGMSRSVHALVRGYTAYDPSVRFAGVIFNRVGSPRHRQMIEEELSVPALGWVPTEKEKAVSSRHLGLAMAGEASMAAFGEVCEAYCDLDALLVAAASGPAAVPIPGPAGAGAPSRVRLGVARDAAFCFYYQDNLDLLRRAGAELVYFSPLTDPFPEVDGLYLGGGYPELHAAALSAAPCTDQVRAAAEDGMPVYAECGGLIYLCEGLEADGQAYRMAGALPARAQMHGRFQALGYVEADATGASPLLPAGAGFRGHEFHYSSVDPAADARFGLSLRRGKGIADGRDGLCEYAVMAGYSHAYLNETFASAFVEAMERRQRSG; from the coding sequence ATGATCCCGGCAATCGTCATCGCAGGCACCCACTCGGGTTGCGGCAAGACCACCCTCGCCTCAGGCATCATGGCGGCCCTGCAGGCGAGAGGTCTGGAGGTCCAGCCCTTCAAGGTCGGCCCCGACTTCATCGACCCTTCGCACCACACCGCCATCTGCGGCCGCCCCTCGCGCAACCTCGACCCCTTTATGATGGGAGAGGACGGGGTGGTCAGAACCTTCAGGGCGGCCTCGGCAGGTGCGGACATCGCCGTCATCGAGGGCGTGATGGGCATGTACGACGGACTCGAGGGTGGAGACCTCGGCTCCACGGCCCATGTCGCCCGCATCCTCGGCGCTCCGGTGGTGCTGGTCGTCGATGTCGGCGGGATGTCCAGGAGTGTCCATGCCCTGGTCCGAGGCTACACCGCCTACGACCCCTCGGTGCGGTTCGCCGGGGTGATCTTCAACCGCGTCGGGAGCCCGCGGCACCGGCAGATGATCGAGGAAGAACTCTCGGTCCCGGCCCTCGGGTGGGTGCCGACCGAGAAGGAGAAGGCTGTATCCAGCCGGCACCTCGGGCTCGCGATGGCCGGCGAGGCGAGCATGGCCGCCTTCGGCGAGGTCTGCGAGGCGTACTGTGATCTCGATGCCCTTCTCGTTGCGGCCGCTTCGGGTCCGGCGGCGGTGCCTATCCCAGGCCCGGCCGGTGCCGGTGCGCCCTCCCGCGTCCGTCTCGGGGTGGCACGCGACGCCGCCTTCTGTTTCTACTATCAGGACAACCTCGACCTCCTCCGCCGGGCCGGGGCCGAACTGGTCTACTTCTCCCCACTCACCGACCCCTTCCCCGAGGTCGACGGGCTCTACCTCGGCGGCGGCTACCCTGAACTTCATGCGGCCGCACTCTCGGCCGCTCCCTGCACCGATCAAGTCCGAGCGGCCGCAGAGGACGGGATGCCGGTCTATGCCGAGTGCGGCGGGTTGATCTATCTCTGTGAAGGCCTGGAAGCCGATGGGCAGGCGTACCGGATGGCCGGTGCCCTGCCGGCGAGGGCACAGATGCACGGGCGTTTCCAGGCCCTCGGCTATGTGGAGGCCGACGCCACCGGGGCCTCGCCCCTCCTCCCCGCGGGTGCGGGCTTCCGCGGGCACGAGTTCCATTACTCCTCGGTCGACCCGGCAGCGGACGCGCGTTTCGGTCTCTCTCTCAGGCGCGGGAAGGGGATCGCCGACGGCCGGGACGGACTCTGCGAGTATGCGGTCATGGCGGGCTACAGCCACGCCTATCTGAACGAGACCTTTGCCTCGGCATTTGTCGAGGCCATGGAGCGGCGGCAACGGAGCGGGTGA
- a CDS encoding nucleoside recognition domain-containing protein: MVEVALSLGMVVSYLLRATVLITIGILIASIITETGIFSRLGFLSRPISRLSALSEPCSFVLLTMVANATAGKSMLAQFFREGKVRKEEVVPTLLMGTFPTVLGESLFRVQLPTAVVLLGPVVGVTYTLLNLLSTLIQVAGAMIYMRLFVGRGDGDTQVQSPEPTPLRLDRATFKEGVAKALPSLRRIVPVAVVATLVFFALYAVGAVTAVAAIFGPVLGLVGVPGESIAAIVAHAAHFSAGYAVVGSLLAEGTLDIEEALVTLVIGSMAVITLIYLKYSAPLYLSLFGREGVKVTIKTYGASMAAKVITIVLILLIF, translated from the coding sequence ATGGTCGAGGTCGCCCTCTCTCTTGGTATGGTCGTATCCTACCTCCTCAGGGCGACGGTCCTCATCACCATCGGCATCCTTATCGCGAGCATCATCACCGAGACCGGAATCTTCTCCCGTCTCGGCTTTCTTTCGCGGCCGATCTCGCGGCTCTCGGCGCTCTCGGAACCCTGCTCTTTTGTTCTCCTCACGATGGTCGCAAACGCCACCGCCGGCAAGTCGATGCTTGCCCAGTTCTTCAGGGAGGGGAAGGTGCGCAAGGAGGAGGTGGTCCCGACCCTCCTGATGGGCACTTTCCCGACGGTGCTGGGGGAGTCGCTCTTCAGGGTCCAGCTCCCGACAGCGGTGGTCCTCCTCGGCCCGGTCGTCGGTGTGACTTATACGCTGCTCAACCTTCTCTCCACCCTCATCCAGGTCGCCGGCGCGATGATCTATATGCGGCTCTTTGTAGGCAGGGGAGACGGGGATACTCAGGTTCAGTCTCCTGAACCGACCCCGCTCAGGCTCGACCGGGCGACGTTCAAAGAAGGTGTCGCAAAGGCCCTCCCCTCCCTGCGCCGCATCGTCCCGGTCGCCGTCGTCGCCACCCTGGTATTTTTTGCACTCTATGCCGTCGGGGCGGTGACGGCGGTCGCAGCGATCTTCGGACCAGTCCTCGGCCTGGTCGGTGTGCCCGGCGAGAGCATCGCCGCGATCGTCGCCCATGCCGCTCATTTTTCCGCAGGTTATGCGGTCGTCGGTTCGCTTCTTGCAGAAGGTACGCTCGATATCGAAGAGGCGCTTGTCACCCTTGTCATCGGTTCGATGGCGGTGATCACCCTCATCTATCTCAAGTACTCCGCGCCCCTGTACCTCTCCCTCTTCGGGAGGGAAGGGGTCAAGGTCACGATAAAGACCTATGGTGCTAGCATGGCGGCCAAGGTCATCACGATTGTGCTCATACTTCTTATCTTCTAA